From a region of the Mucilaginibacter auburnensis genome:
- a CDS encoding ComEA family DNA-binding protein, producing the protein MRQRLIQYFSITKKEWNGTIILLIVILIVLALPYAYQHFHKDKLINFKDFDKAVAALENKDNKAFKKSGNANNASLYPYTSNKLKPGETIDINKADSATFTRVHGVGPSFARRIVLYRKRLGGFVNMEQLKEVYGLDADKYKEISDELRLDPYKPKPIPINKVEFDELRHFPYLSYKQANAVIQYRAQHGNYNSVDDMRDIVLLNDEILRKIAPYISFK; encoded by the coding sequence ATGAGGCAACGCTTGATCCAATATTTTTCCATCACCAAAAAAGAATGGAACGGCACTATAATATTACTCATTGTTATATTAATAGTGTTGGCGCTGCCCTATGCTTATCAACATTTTCACAAAGATAAATTAATAAACTTTAAAGATTTTGATAAAGCGGTAGCCGCGTTAGAAAACAAAGACAACAAAGCGTTTAAAAAATCCGGAAACGCTAATAACGCATCGCTCTATCCTTATACTTCAAACAAACTAAAGCCCGGCGAAACGATTGACATTAATAAAGCCGATTCCGCCACGTTCACACGCGTTCATGGCGTAGGGCCATCATTCGCGAGACGTATTGTATTGTACCGAAAAAGACTGGGTGGTTTTGTTAACATGGAACAGCTAAAAGAAGTTTACGGCTTAGACGCTGATAAGTATAAGGAGATAAGCGATGAGCTGCGCCTTGATCCCTACAAGCCGAAACCAATACCCATTAATAAAGTTGAGTTTGATGAATTGCGGCACTTTCCGTACCTCAGCTATAAGCAGGCCAATGCAGTTATTCAATACCGGGCGCAGCATGGCAATTATAACTCTGTGGATGACATGCGCGATATAGTACTGCTGAACGACGAAATTTTGCGTAAAATTGCACCTTACATCTCTTTTAAATGA
- a CDS encoding lysophospholipid acyltransferase family protein has protein sequence MKIITTEEFAKATGLDKLHMPGLASFLMEVMKINQVNSLFAGAQDKQGIEFIDAILKGCGVEVEFDEKDLRNIPRNGSFIAIANHPYGGIEGLVLLKMLLMVRPDAKLMANFILKKIPNLSDYFIAVNPFENVEHASSISGIKNTLQLLAEDTPIGIFPAGEVSTFKIEKQQVTDRIWHPVVGKIIAKSKVPVVPVYFHGNNGVLFNVLSLIHPTLRTAKLPSELFNKQGHTIRLRIGKPIYVQDIPDYNNTGKLLNFLRAKTYALGTGLEGERRLFKPRNLFKIKKKQQEIVEALNPDVLDREITPLREDYLVWTEKNYEVFITPTSAIPNVIREIGRLREITFREVGEGTNKSTDLDEYDIYYHHLFIWDREARMIVGAYRIGLGDEIYYSFGKKGFYINELFKIKSEFSPVLKRSLELGRSFIRKEYQLKPLPLFLLWKGILKYLMDNPRYRYLIGPVSISNSFSKFSKSLIVDYITRNHFDEEMAAFVRPRKKFKVDFSKVDANILRSGEESFKSLDSLISEVETRSMKVPVLLRQYIGLNAKIICFNIDPKFSDSLDGFLVLDLENIPQDMLEKLGKNF, from the coding sequence ATGAAAATAATAACCACCGAGGAATTTGCCAAAGCAACCGGATTAGATAAACTGCATATGCCCGGACTGGCCTCGTTCCTGATGGAAGTAATGAAGATTAACCAGGTAAACAGCTTGTTTGCCGGCGCGCAGGATAAACAAGGCATTGAGTTTATTGATGCCATTTTAAAAGGTTGTGGTGTTGAAGTTGAGTTTGATGAGAAAGATCTTCGCAACATTCCGCGTAATGGTAGTTTTATTGCCATAGCCAATCACCCGTATGGCGGCATTGAGGGACTTGTACTATTAAAGATGCTGTTAATGGTTAGGCCTGATGCTAAACTGATGGCAAACTTCATCCTGAAAAAGATACCTAACCTGAGCGATTACTTTATTGCCGTAAATCCGTTTGAAAATGTAGAGCATGCATCAAGCATCAGCGGTATAAAAAATACATTGCAATTATTGGCGGAAGACACGCCCATCGGTATTTTCCCGGCAGGCGAGGTGTCGACTTTTAAAATTGAAAAGCAGCAGGTTACTGATAGGATATGGCACCCGGTAGTAGGTAAGATCATTGCCAAATCAAAGGTGCCGGTTGTGCCGGTTTATTTCCACGGAAATAACGGAGTGCTGTTTAACGTGCTAAGTTTAATACACCCAACGCTGCGTACGGCTAAATTGCCGTCGGAATTGTTTAATAAGCAGGGACACACTATCAGGCTGCGTATAGGTAAGCCTATTTATGTACAGGATATTCCGGATTATAATAATACCGGCAAGTTGCTCAACTTTTTGCGTGCCAAAACCTATGCGTTGGGCACGGGCTTAGAAGGTGAGCGCCGTTTGTTTAAACCACGCAACCTGTTCAAAATAAAAAAAAAGCAACAGGAGATAGTTGAGGCGCTTAACCCCGACGTTTTAGATCGCGAGATAACTCCGCTGCGTGAAGATTACCTGGTATGGACGGAGAAAAACTATGAAGTGTTCATTACCCCAACATCAGCTATTCCTAATGTTATCAGGGAAATTGGCCGGTTGCGCGAGATCACATTTAGAGAGGTAGGAGAGGGTACCAATAAATCAACCGACTTAGACGAATACGATATTTACTATCACCACCTGTTTATATGGGATAGAGAGGCCCGCATGATAGTGGGTGCTTACCGCATTGGTCTGGGTGATGAGATTTACTACAGCTTTGGCAAAAAAGGTTTTTATATTAATGAGCTGTTTAAGATCAAGTCGGAGTTCTCTCCGGTGCTGAAACGAAGTCTGGAGCTGGGCCGGTCTTTCATCCGCAAAGAATATCAGCTTAAACCATTGCCGCTGTTCCTGTTGTGGAAGGGTATATTAAAATACCTGATGGATAACCCACGCTACAGGTATTTGATAGGGCCGGTAAGCATCAGCAATTCGTTTTCTAAATTCTCCAAATCACTTATAGTTGATTACATCACCCGCAATCATTTTGATGAGGAGATGGCCGCCTTTGTTAGGCCACGTAAAAAGTTTAAGGTTGATTTTTCAAAAGTTGATGCCAATATATTGCGCAGCGGCGAGGAAAGCTTTAAAAGCCTGGACAGCCTGATATCAGAAGTGGAAACCCGCAGCATGAAGGTGCCTGTTCTGCTGCGTCAATACATTGGCCTGAACGCCAAAATTATCTGCTTTAATATTGACCCTAAATTCTCTGATTCTCTGGATGGTTTCCTGGTATTGGATCTGGAAAACATACCTCAGGATATGTTGGAAAAGTTGGGTAAGAATTTTTAA
- a CDS encoding GNAT family N-acetyltransferase yields the protein MLIRKAKPEESDIIAPYLLLAMGDIAFKFIGENSTEKATNWLSGLISKTGNQYSFENCFVAEEEGEIVAIALVYDGGCLKQLRQPVAQSLKLMFNKDFDLEDETEAGEYYIDCVAVSPSLQGQGIGSKLFQFLIDEYVYKHGKTLGLLVDKQNPGAKKLYLKLGFKFVKDKMFAGKQMEHLQFSNNTII from the coding sequence ATGTTAATTAGAAAAGCAAAGCCCGAAGAATCTGATATCATTGCACCATACCTTTTGCTGGCCATGGGCGATATCGCATTTAAATTTATAGGCGAAAACTCAACAGAGAAAGCTACTAACTGGTTAAGCGGTTTAATAAGCAAAACCGGCAATCAATATTCCTTCGAAAACTGCTTTGTAGCAGAAGAAGAAGGTGAAATTGTTGCGATTGCATTGGTGTATGATGGCGGCTGTTTGAAACAGTTACGTCAGCCGGTAGCGCAAAGCCTAAAGCTGATGTTTAACAAAGATTTTGATCTGGAAGACGAAACAGAAGCGGGTGAGTATTATATAGATTGCGTAGCAGTAAGCCCTTCCCTCCAGGGCCAAGGCATTGGCAGCAAATTGTTTCAGTTTTTGATAGATGAATATGTTTACAAGCACGGGAAAACGCTGGGCCTGCTGGTTGACAAACAAAATCCTGGAGCTAAAAAACTATACCTTAAATTGGGCTTCAAGTTTGTGAAAGACAAGATGTTCGCGGGCAAACAAATGGAGCATCTTCAATTTTCCAACAACACTATAATTTAA